The Prevotella sp. oral taxon 299 str. F0039 genome has a segment encoding these proteins:
- a CDS encoding alpha/beta hydrolase, translating to MRKPFKKITVACVSMLLLLLVASSFFMTNYALKANSNRAEQQQDAWKMMSERYPDLKWWFDSVRQHQLLHDTTIEMPSKYRVHAYYMRAPKPTINTAIVVHGYKENALKMLHLAKMYSDWGYNVMLPDLYAHGLSEGEYIQMGWKDRLDVMRWSEVANDLFRSSTTNTRQVLHGVSMGAATVMCVSGEKTPSYVRCFVEDCGYTDVWSEFKSELKNQFSLPAFPLLYTSSWLSELRWGWNFKEASPLEAVKRSTKPMLFIHGGNDSFVPTPMVYELYKAKKGVKKLLVVPNATHARSFAVANNDYKNTVKQFIEEQN from the coding sequence ATGAGAAAACCATTTAAAAAGATAACCGTTGCATGCGTTTCGATGCTTTTATTGTTGCTTGTTGCAAGCTCTTTTTTTATGACCAACTATGCTTTGAAAGCCAATTCGAACAGAGCTGAACAGCAACAAGATGCATGGAAGATGATGAGTGAGCGTTATCCCGACCTAAAATGGTGGTTCGACAGCGTTCGACAACATCAACTTTTGCACGACACCACTATCGAAATGCCCTCTAAATATCGTGTTCACGCCTACTATATGCGTGCCCCAAAACCCACAATAAACACCGCCATTGTGGTGCATGGCTACAAAGAAAACGCCCTTAAAATGCTTCATTTGGCAAAGATGTATAGCGACTGGGGCTATAATGTGATGTTGCCCGACCTTTATGCGCACGGCTTGAGCGAGGGAGAATACATACAAATGGGGTGGAAAGACCGATTAGATGTGATGCGTTGGAGCGAGGTTGCTAATGATTTGTTCCGCTCGTCGACCACCAACACACGACAAGTGTTGCACGGAGTGTCGATGGGTGCTGCCACGGTGATGTGCGTTTCGGGCGAAAAGACACCCTCTTACGTTCGATGTTTCGTAGAAGATTGTGGCTATACCGATGTTTGGAGCGAGTTTAAAAGCGAGTTAAAGAATCAATTTTCGCTGCCTGCTTTCCCCTTACTCTATACTTCGAGCTGGCTAAGCGAACTGCGTTGGGGTTGGAATTTCAAAGAGGCATCACCCCTCGAAGCGGTGAAAAGAAGCACAAAGCCCATGTTATTTATTCATGGTGGCAACGATAGTTTTGTGCCAACGCCTATGGTTTACGAGCTATACAAGGCGAAGAAGGGCGTTAAAAAGCTGTTGGTGGTGCCCAATGCCACGCACGCTCGTAGCTTTGCGGTTGCCAATAACGACTATAAAAACACGGTGAAGCAGTTTATTGAGGAACAGAATTGA
- the argS gene encoding arginine--tRNA ligase, translated as MKFEEQICSSILRAVKELYGQEVPVEQVQLQKTKSTFEGHLTLVVFPFVKLSKKKPEDTAQEIGDFVAQHCSNLVSGFNVVKGFLNFVVAPQAWVSQLNTIATEEHFGEKAVQNDSPLVMIEYSSPNTNKPLHLGHVRNNLLGWSLSQIMQANGNKVVKTNIVNDRGIHICKSMLAWQKWGNGETPETSGKKGDHLVGDCYVAFDKHYKEECKELQKQYIAEGLTEEQAAEQAKEEAPLIKEARQMLVKWEQNDPEVRSLWSMMNNWVYAGFDETYKKMGVSFDKIYYESDTYLEGKGKVEEGLAKGLFFRKDDNSVWADLSNEGLDQKLLLRSDGTSVYMTQDIGTADLRFKEFPIDKMIYVVGNEQNYHFQVLSILLDRLGFSWGKDLVHFSYGMVELPNGKMKSREGTVVDADELMVEMINDAKEASDKADKLKDMSEEERAEIARIVGLGALKYFILKVDARKNMLFNPEESIDFNGNTGPFIQYTHARICSILRKANAENIAIPATLAEDAPLNEKETALIQKLSEYEMAVQQAGKDYSPSGIANYCYELTKEFNQFYHDYTILGEADNNKKMVRLVLAKSVAKVIKNGMRLLGIEVPERM; from the coding sequence ATGAAATTTGAAGAGCAAATATGCAGTAGCATTCTACGTGCAGTGAAAGAGTTATACGGACAAGAAGTGCCTGTAGAACAAGTGCAGTTACAAAAGACTAAAAGTACTTTTGAAGGTCATTTAACCCTTGTGGTGTTTCCCTTTGTAAAGCTTTCGAAGAAGAAACCAGAAGACACAGCACAAGAAATTGGTGACTTTGTGGCACAGCATTGTAGCAATTTGGTTAGTGGTTTCAATGTGGTGAAGGGCTTTTTAAATTTTGTTGTTGCCCCACAAGCATGGGTTAGCCAACTCAACACCATTGCAACCGAAGAGCATTTTGGTGAAAAAGCTGTTCAAAACGACTCTCCTCTTGTAATGATCGAATACTCTTCGCCCAACACCAACAAACCTCTTCACTTAGGACATGTGCGAAATAATCTTTTAGGTTGGTCGCTTTCGCAAATCATGCAGGCAAATGGTAACAAGGTAGTAAAGACCAATATCGTTAATGATAGAGGTATTCACATCTGCAAATCGATGCTTGCTTGGCAAAAATGGGGCAATGGAGAAACTCCAGAAACAAGCGGAAAGAAGGGCGATCACTTAGTGGGCGACTGCTATGTGGCATTCGATAAACACTATAAAGAAGAGTGCAAAGAACTTCAAAAACAATATATCGCTGAGGGATTAACCGAAGAACAGGCAGCAGAACAGGCAAAAGAAGAAGCTCCTTTGATTAAAGAAGCTCGCCAAATGCTTGTTAAATGGGAACAAAACGACCCCGAAGTGCGCTCGCTTTGGAGCATGATGAACAACTGGGTGTATGCTGGTTTCGACGAAACATACAAGAAAATGGGCGTAAGTTTCGATAAGATCTACTACGAATCAGACACTTATCTCGAAGGAAAAGGCAAAGTTGAAGAAGGACTTGCTAAGGGTTTGTTCTTCAGAAAAGATGATAATAGCGTGTGGGCAGACCTCTCTAACGAAGGACTCGACCAAAAATTGCTCCTCCGTTCTGATGGAACTAGCGTGTATATGACCCAAGATATCGGTACAGCAGACTTGCGTTTCAAAGAATTTCCAATCGATAAGATGATCTATGTCGTTGGAAATGAACAGAATTATCACTTCCAAGTACTTTCAATATTGCTCGATCGACTTGGATTTAGCTGGGGAAAAGACCTCGTTCACTTCTCTTATGGAATGGTAGAGTTGCCTAATGGCAAAATGAAAAGCCGTGAAGGAACTGTTGTTGACGCTGACGAATTGATGGTAGAGATGATTAACGACGCCAAAGAAGCTAGCGACAAGGCAGACAAACTAAAAGACATGAGCGAAGAAGAACGTGCCGAAATTGCTCGTATTGTGGGCTTAGGAGCGTTGAAATACTTCATTTTGAAGGTCGATGCACGCAAAAACATGCTCTTTAATCCAGAAGAAAGTATCGACTTTAACGGCAACACTGGTCCATTTATTCAATACACTCACGCTCGTATTTGCAGTATTTTGCGCAAGGCTAACGCCGAAAACATCGCCATTCCTGCAACACTTGCCGAAGATGCACCATTGAATGAGAAAGAAACAGCGTTGATTCAAAAGCTAAGCGAATATGAAATGGCAGTGCAACAAGCTGGTAAAGACTATTCGCCAAGTGGCATTGCCAACTATTGTTACGAGCTAACTAAAGAGTTTAATCAATTCTATCACGATTACACTATATTGGGTGAGGCAGACAATAACAAGAAAATGGTGCGCTTAGTACTTGCTAAAAGCGTGGCAAAAGTTATTAAAAACGGTATGCGTCTACTTGGAATCGAGGTTCCAGAGCGTATGTAA
- a CDS encoding RNase H family protein, translating into MHNPPDYRHDTVLPLPLEVSANAVAVDAACSGNPGPMEYQGIDLATGAVAFKFGPMHGTNNIGEFLAIVHALALIEKNKEQGKIVYSDSYNAILWVKKMQCKTKLERNEKTALLFDIIARAESWLRANPHHAEVRKWETAQWGEVPADFGRKK; encoded by the coding sequence ATGCACAATCCGCCCGACTATCGCCACGACACTGTGTTGCCTCTTCCACTCGAAGTAAGTGCCAATGCGGTGGCTGTTGATGCTGCATGCAGTGGAAATCCAGGTCCGATGGAATATCAAGGCATCGACCTTGCAACAGGAGCCGTTGCTTTTAAGTTTGGACCCATGCACGGAACCAACAATATAGGCGAGTTCTTGGCTATCGTTCACGCATTGGCTCTCATCGAAAAGAACAAAGAACAGGGCAAAATTGTTTATTCCGACAGCTACAACGCCATTCTTTGGGTGAAGAAAATGCAGTGCAAAACAAAGCTCGAACGCAACGAAAAAACAGCTCTTTTGTTTGATATTATTGCACGAGCAGAGAGCTGGTTGAGGGCAAATCCACACCATGCTGAGGTGAGAAAGTGGGAAACTGCACAGTGGGGAGAGGTTCCTGCCGACTTTGGAAGAAAGAAATAA
- a CDS encoding leucine-rich repeat domain-containing protein codes for MKKELNFYFIGLLLSVLCLSSCSDNDTYSPEFKLALSADTLSLQEGDVAELNVKGLPKGAKTQWSNSNNNVITVNNGFITALKEGSSVVELAAQIGSASGRTKCLVVVSIRDKKSAIIFKDANLKKLILAKYPAIDLDKDGEISALEAEKLTKLDLSLEDKSTAPATSVVRRIDGLQYFKNLTTLNLRRQSVTNVDIVSQLTKLDTLNLGENDFETIDLKPLTQLKDLRLYKNGRLRKLDLSANTALEQLYLQGTSLEELDLTGLNNLVNVAANNCVLTHLVCSNLPKLERLEVFRNKLSELTLSNLPALREVHANNNGINELKLNNLPALQRLNLYSNFISSFSAELPNLMFLFIFDNLLTSVDFSKTPLLLECMIGDNKLKELNFSSNNHLRTIDATNNPLLETINLKNGYYDEEAEYNIISGNTALKSIKVDAGAEEALVKKLYGISANVNVTSE; via the coding sequence ATGAAGAAAGAACTGAATTTTTATTTTATTGGTTTATTATTATCTGTGCTTTGTTTAAGTTCTTGCTCGGATAATGATACTTATTCGCCAGAATTTAAGTTAGCGTTATCAGCGGATACACTTAGTTTACAAGAAGGAGATGTTGCCGAATTGAATGTAAAAGGACTTCCCAAAGGTGCAAAAACTCAATGGAGCAACAGCAACAACAATGTGATTACGGTTAACAATGGCTTTATCACTGCCTTAAAAGAGGGTTCATCTGTAGTAGAATTAGCAGCCCAAATAGGCAGTGCAAGCGGTAGAACAAAGTGTTTAGTGGTGGTATCTATACGTGATAAAAAGAGTGCAATTATATTTAAAGACGCTAATCTTAAAAAACTTATTTTAGCGAAATATCCTGCAATAGACCTTGATAAGGATGGAGAAATATCTGCTCTTGAGGCTGAAAAGCTTACCAAACTCGACCTATCTCTAGAAGATAAGAGCACAGCTCCTGCTACTTCGGTAGTGAGAAGAATTGATGGTTTGCAATATTTCAAGAACCTTACTACCCTAAATCTACGTCGTCAAAGTGTCACTAATGTTGATATTGTGAGCCAACTCACTAAGTTAGACACCCTAAACCTTGGCGAAAACGATTTTGAAACCATCGACTTAAAGCCTCTAACTCAACTAAAAGACTTGCGTTTGTATAAAAATGGACGCTTAAGAAAACTTGATTTAAGTGCAAACACTGCGCTCGAGCAACTTTATTTACAAGGAACTTCATTAGAAGAACTTGATTTAACAGGACTAAACAACCTCGTTAACGTTGCAGCTAACAATTGTGTTTTAACTCATCTAGTTTGCTCTAACCTTCCTAAACTTGAGAGATTGGAAGTGTTCAGAAATAAACTAAGCGAGCTAACACTCTCTAACTTGCCTGCATTGCGTGAGGTTCACGCTAACAACAACGGAATCAACGAATTGAAATTAAACAACCTACCTGCTCTACAAAGATTAAATTTATATAGCAATTTCATCTCTTCGTTCTCTGCCGAGCTTCCTAATTTGATGTTTTTGTTTATTTTCGACAATCTTTTAACAAGTGTAGATTTCTCTAAAACACCTCTTCTTTTAGAGTGTATGATTGGAGATAACAAACTTAAAGAACTTAATTTTAGTAGCAATAACCATTTAAGAACAATAGATGCAACTAACAATCCATTGTTAGAAACTATCAACTTAAAAAATGGTTACTATGATGAAGAAGCTGAATATAACATTATTTCGGGCAACACTGCACTTAAAAGCATTAAGGTTGATGCTGGAGCTGAAGAAGCATTGGTGAAGAAATTATATGGAATTAGTGCTAATGTGAATGTTACAAGCGAATAA
- a CDS encoding TonB-dependent receptor plug domain-containing protein, with the protein MNCIKVYLILLLSGLSVIVKAQNTITAIVVEQETNQPIVGASITIQGNKTAVAFTDNTGRFTISNATGKNITISFLGFKKLTAKAQNNATYRLMSTIAKVGEVVVTAQESKSLGAASVIQRHAMEHLQPSSFSDLLELLPGGRSKDPRLSTPNQIRLREAIPPSNSQYATSSLGTSFVIDGAPISTNANMQQLKGAWETLINARENVNEGVDMRTISTDDIEKVEIVRGIPSVEYGDLTSGLVKIERKRGGNALEARLKADMGSKLFYLAKGFEWANRWTLNLSTDFLDSKTDPRNKLETYKRLGVSARSGRKWSNEKTLSDFKLNFDYGGSFDGVKSDPELNYGNEETFRTRFNRFAISSSYSIKAKEMGWWRGFTATLASSYQQNTTERTRFIHLHRTTPAVFTTEDSENDAYLLPYKYTATQKVDGKPFNFFVKVNTTLSVPVVKWNNSLLLGADWNMDKNYGEGQIFDPLKPLYPLTSLRKRALKDIPANHTFAMYMEENIKLPIAKNRLEIVAGARFSRMFNIDRSYIVAQHFYPDIRFNAGWTFPRFKIANKLGSVRLAFGIGSHTKNPTIDQLYPENGYLDITQLNYSHSNQDYRRINIRTYVIDRVNKDLKPARNFKWEVSSDVNYDGYRFSITLFRENMTSGFRSVPIYAPYSYKEYNTTGINANTLTAPPSLESLPYTIVSELFARDRTSNGSRTLKEGIEYTLSTKRFENIHTRLTINGAWFRTTYENSQSVMVRPSAVLNNRQIGHVGIYKDNDRLTTEMANTNFTADTDIPRLKLGFSISAQCLWFTASQRKPLSNIPDSYMDAKGNVHQWQQGDEKDVTLRWLIRDYNQSYYKRDVVPFSMNLNFKVTKKLLRDRLNVAMFCNKLWDYTPDYKDGTILVRRHVNPYFGLELNVKL; encoded by the coding sequence ATGAATTGTATTAAAGTATATCTTATATTGTTATTAAGTGGATTATCTGTTATCGTAAAAGCACAAAACACTATTACAGCAATTGTTGTCGAACAGGAAACTAATCAGCCTATAGTTGGGGCAAGTATCACCATTCAAGGAAATAAAACAGCAGTAGCTTTTACTGATAATACAGGTCGTTTCACTATCAGTAATGCCACTGGAAAGAACATCACAATTTCTTTTTTAGGTTTTAAAAAGCTAACAGCTAAAGCTCAAAATAATGCCACTTATCGTTTAATGTCCACGATAGCGAAAGTGGGCGAGGTTGTTGTTACGGCTCAAGAAAGTAAGTCTTTAGGTGCAGCATCAGTCATTCAGCGTCACGCAATGGAGCATCTTCAACCCTCAAGTTTTAGCGATTTGCTCGAACTTTTACCGGGTGGACGATCTAAAGACCCACGTTTAAGCACCCCAAATCAAATTCGTTTGCGTGAAGCAATACCCCCTTCGAACAGTCAATATGCCACATCTTCGTTAGGAACAAGCTTTGTTATCGATGGAGCACCTATCAGTACAAATGCCAATATGCAACAATTAAAGGGCGCATGGGAGACACTTATTAATGCAAGAGAGAATGTAAACGAAGGTGTTGACATGCGAACGATCTCTACAGACGATATCGAAAAGGTGGAAATTGTGCGTGGAATACCTTCTGTTGAGTATGGAGATTTAACCAGTGGACTTGTAAAAATAGAACGAAAGCGTGGTGGAAATGCTCTTGAAGCACGTCTTAAAGCCGACATGGGCAGTAAACTTTTCTATCTTGCAAAAGGCTTTGAGTGGGCAAACAGATGGACCTTGAATTTAAGTACCGATTTTCTTGACTCAAAAACCGACCCTCGAAATAAGCTCGAAACATACAAACGATTGGGCGTTTCGGCTCGTTCTGGACGCAAATGGAGCAACGAAAAGACCTTATCCGACTTTAAATTGAACTTCGATTATGGCGGCTCTTTTGATGGAGTGAAGAGCGATCCAGAGCTAAACTACGGCAATGAAGAAACCTTCCGCACTCGTTTTAATCGCTTTGCAATAAGCAGTTCGTATTCAATCAAAGCCAAAGAAATGGGCTGGTGGCGTGGTTTTACTGCCACTTTAGCGTCGTCTTACCAACAAAATACAACAGAACGCACCCGATTTATACACCTTCATCGCACCACACCTGCTGTCTTTACAACAGAAGATAGCGAAAATGATGCCTATTTGCTGCCTTATAAATACACTGCAACACAGAAAGTAGATGGCAAACCCTTTAACTTCTTTGTAAAAGTAAACACCACTTTAAGTGTGCCTGTTGTGAAATGGAATAATAGTTTGCTGTTAGGTGCAGATTGGAATATGGATAAAAACTATGGAGAAGGACAGATATTCGATCCCTTGAAACCTTTATATCCTCTCACATCATTGCGCAAACGTGCCTTAAAAGATATCCCAGCCAATCACACTTTCGCAATGTATATGGAAGAAAATATTAAACTTCCCATTGCAAAAAATCGCCTTGAGATTGTAGCAGGAGCTCGTTTTTCACGCATGTTCAATATCGATCGCAGTTATATTGTAGCCCAACATTTCTATCCCGACATTCGTTTTAACGCTGGTTGGACGTTTCCTCGCTTCAAAATAGCCAACAAGCTCGGTAGTGTGCGTCTTGCCTTTGGTATCGGATCGCACACCAAGAATCCTACAATAGATCAGCTTTATCCTGAAAATGGCTACTTAGATATCACTCAATTGAACTATTCTCATAGCAACCAAGACTATCGTCGCATCAATATTCGCACTTATGTTATCGACAGAGTGAATAAAGATTTGAAGCCAGCACGCAACTTTAAGTGGGAAGTGAGCAGTGATGTGAATTACGATGGCTATCGTTTTTCGATTACATTGTTTAGAGAAAACATGACATCAGGATTCCGTTCTGTACCCATTTATGCCCCTTATAGCTATAAAGAATATAATACTACGGGCATTAATGCCAACACTTTAACCGCACCTCCATCGCTCGAAAGTTTGCCTTACACCATTGTGAGTGAGCTATTCGCACGAGACCGCACCTCAAATGGTAGTAGAACACTTAAAGAAGGTATTGAATATACCTTATCAACCAAACGCTTTGAGAACATACATACACGTTTAACCATTAACGGAGCGTGGTTTAGAACAACCTATGAGAACTCTCAATCGGTGATGGTTCGCCCCTCTGCCGTACTCAATAACCGACAAATTGGACACGTAGGAATATACAAAGACAACGATAGATTAACCACAGAAATGGCTAATACCAACTTTACTGCCGACACAGACATACCTCGATTAAAGCTTGGTTTCTCTATTTCGGCTCAGTGTTTGTGGTTCACTGCATCGCAACGAAAGCCTCTTAGCAATATTCCCGACAGCTATATGGATGCCAAAGGCAATGTGCATCAATGGCAACAAGGTGATGAAAAAGATGTAACCTTGCGTTGGTTGATACGAGATTACAATCAATCGTATTATAAAAGAGATGTCGTTCCTTTCAGTATGAATCTTAATTTTAAGGTAACTAAAAAGCTATTGAGAGACAGACTCAATGTTGCTATGTTCTGTAATAAGCTTTGGGACTACACACCCGACTACAAAGACGGAACCATTCTCGTTCGACGTCACGTCAATCCTTATTTTGGTTTAGAATTAAATGTAAAATTATGA
- a CDS encoding DUF6850 family outer membrane beta-barrel protein, with amino-acid sequence MRKHIVLTIIALLLSATSITAATPDSTIVEHNSMWTPASNCALANPAIHGMAYKHTLTQFNYQGSFSQQNTAFVLEKGKGANSHTLFASTFLRLSPISSAWGEASYTTSQQKEIRWHSISDYELLAPHIIADSIGGNTQLEKYWFKGGYSAQFGNWNAGGEMAFRAQQEYRDYDPRMRSIVSDLQLKAGLARFFNHYRVAMHAGVNVYKQTVNIDFYQETTESPEYFMTGLGSYQPRFSGKKTGSFYQGGGVDLSFTLDAPETTGWHGDISLAKRHYERIANEFNSLPITQLYKENIMLSGGYKHEGAWQYDVFGTFDFTKTTGDEAVPGDGAKGDYPIIATFSTFHQYVSKAQLTAIVGRNNRLPHYLSLVSGIHSVRSYYAYPERKTAYTMWNSELKGQVFIPATKQLTLNTQLSARYWHNLKKQITMPFGIMTPAFTSYVQHNHRFAAANYMGVSASVEANYALKKGGYALFLQLEGSFLRSSQKAYQSAIMLKAGVRL; translated from the coding sequence ATGAGAAAGCACATCGTTTTAACCATCATCGCTTTGTTGTTGTCTGCCACCAGCATCACCGCTGCAACTCCAGACAGCACCATTGTAGAGCATAACAGCATGTGGACGCCTGCTTCGAATTGTGCTCTTGCCAATCCAGCAATACACGGAATGGCTTATAAACATACCCTTACGCAGTTTAACTATCAAGGTTCTTTCAGTCAACAAAACACTGCTTTTGTGTTAGAAAAGGGTAAAGGAGCCAATAGTCACACCCTTTTTGCATCTACATTCTTGCGTCTTTCACCCATTAGTAGCGCATGGGGAGAGGCTTCTTACACCACTTCTCAACAAAAAGAAATACGTTGGCACTCTATTTCCGACTACGAATTACTTGCTCCGCACATCATTGCCGATAGCATTGGAGGCAACACTCAACTCGAAAAATATTGGTTCAAGGGAGGCTATTCGGCTCAGTTTGGCAACTGGAATGCAGGTGGAGAGATGGCATTTAGAGCGCAACAAGAATACAGAGACTATGACCCTCGCATGAGAAGTATCGTTTCTGACCTTCAACTCAAGGCGGGATTGGCTCGTTTCTTCAATCATTATCGAGTGGCAATGCACGCTGGAGTGAATGTATATAAGCAAACCGTGAATATCGATTTCTATCAAGAAACAACCGAATCGCCCGAATATTTCATGACAGGTTTGGGCTCTTATCAACCTCGTTTCAGTGGAAAAAAGACTGGATCGTTCTATCAAGGTGGTGGAGTTGATTTGAGTTTCACTCTCGATGCACCTGAAACTACGGGCTGGCATGGCGACATTTCGCTTGCAAAACGACACTATGAGCGCATTGCAAACGAGTTTAATTCGTTGCCCATAACACAACTTTACAAAGAAAATATAATGCTTTCGGGTGGTTATAAACACGAGGGAGCATGGCAATATGATGTTTTTGGCACTTTCGACTTTACCAAAACAACGGGCGATGAGGCTGTTCCTGGCGACGGAGCAAAGGGCGATTATCCTATCATTGCCACCTTTTCAACCTTTCATCAATATGTTTCTAAAGCCCAACTAACGGCTATTGTAGGTCGAAACAACCGCCTTCCACACTATCTTTCGTTAGTAAGTGGAATTCATTCTGTGAGGTCTTATTATGCTTATCCAGAGCGAAAAACAGCTTATACCATGTGGAATAGTGAGTTAAAGGGTCAGGTTTTTATTCCTGCCACAAAGCAATTAACGCTCAACACACAGCTTTCTGCTCGCTATTGGCACAATCTTAAAAAGCAAATCACCATGCCTTTCGGAATTATGACACCTGCATTCACCAGCTATGTGCAACACAATCATCGTTTTGCAGCTGCCAATTATATGGGTGTTAGCGCATCGGTTGAAGCCAATTATGCTTTGAAAAAGGGCGGATATGCTTTGTTCTTACAGCTCGAAGGCTCGTTCCTTCGCAGTTCGCAAAAGGCATATCAATCGGCAATTATGCTCAAAGCAGGTGTGAGATTATAG
- a CDS encoding DUF4876 domain-containing protein, whose protein sequence is MTKKILMALLFIVGCSTMFVACSGDDTVSSQSKATFAVNVPADLTDGALQNIELTLVNMQTGEKTVVKTFTLKEKQYVADVTLNIGSYNVEMTAKATYKFDNKTLETRVRAEQHNIGISENIATNKITLLPEVYNTTEGFVISEVFVTQMLTTEGKPYIYGQYVIITNNSDKTLYADSLVFIQSADVSSLKHDYKQDFRNHSMLAGSLYMIPGTGKDVPVAAGKSIVLALNAEDHSKVVPHGPDLTKANFEMYDIVNHPTIKDNDNTAPNLETWFKESATISILHSGGVETYALGRIPVSKEAYMKDYQYDAVYTFKFKDFMKDMTKKGYLIPNSWIIDAVNLGMKNEYKWNLVSPKLDAGFTYCLEALKDKTAYGTAVIRRMENGKYVDTNNSTNDFIPKTTPSLLTK, encoded by the coding sequence ATGACAAAGAAAATTTTAATGGCATTGTTGTTCATCGTTGGTTGCTCAACAATGTTTGTGGCTTGTTCTGGAGATGATACTGTAAGTTCTCAGTCGAAAGCCACTTTTGCAGTGAATGTTCCAGCAGATTTAACTGATGGAGCCTTACAAAACATTGAGCTAACTCTTGTAAATATGCAAACAGGAGAAAAGACTGTTGTGAAAACTTTTACACTAAAAGAAAAACAATATGTAGCTGATGTAACTTTAAATATAGGCTCATACAATGTTGAGATGACTGCAAAAGCAACTTACAAGTTCGATAACAAAACCTTAGAAACACGAGTTCGTGCTGAACAACACAACATTGGAATAAGCGAAAACATAGCAACTAACAAGATTACACTACTTCCTGAGGTGTATAATACCACAGAAGGCTTTGTTATTTCTGAGGTTTTCGTTACCCAAATGCTTACAACTGAGGGCAAACCTTATATCTATGGTCAGTATGTTATTATAACAAATAATAGCGATAAGACACTTTATGCCGACAGTTTGGTGTTTATACAAAGTGCAGATGTAAGTAGTTTAAAACACGATTACAAGCAAGATTTCCGCAATCATAGCATGCTTGCAGGGTCATTATATATGATTCCTGGCACAGGTAAAGACGTTCCAGTGGCTGCAGGCAAGAGTATTGTACTTGCTTTGAATGCAGAAGACCACTCGAAAGTTGTGCCTCATGGTCCAGATTTGACTAAAGCTAATTTTGAAATGTACGATATTGTCAATCATCCAACAATAAAAGATAATGATAATACCGCTCCAAATCTTGAAACTTGGTTTAAGGAATCAGCAACAATATCAATACTTCATAGTGGTGGTGTAGAAACTTATGCGTTGGGAAGAATACCTGTTAGCAAAGAAGCTTATATGAAGGATTATCAGTATGATGCTGTTTATACATTTAAATTCAAGGACTTTATGAAAGATATGACAAAGAAAGGATATCTCATTCCTAACTCTTGGATTATCGATGCAGTGAACCTTGGTATGAAGAATGAATATAAATGGAATCTCGTTTCTCCAAAACTTGATGCTGGATTTACCTACTGTCTTGAGGCATTAAAGGACAAAACAGCTTACGGAACAGCAGTTATTCGTAGAATGGAGAATGGTAAGTATGTTGATACTAACAACTCAACAAACGACTTTATACCAAAAACAACACCTTCGTTGTTAACAAAATAA
- a CDS encoding regulatory protein RecX — protein sequence MTELTEKEIIKKLATACVKREYCTQDMQKKMRLWGVDADTQASVLAYLTKNKYVDNARYARAFVNDKARYNKWGRKKIDYSLRLKGIDYALYADLLDEIEDDDYRETLLQILKTKRKQIKDTDEYKVRNKLIRFALGRGFTMDQTLKALKEMGQEVDDIF from the coding sequence ATGACTGAATTAACTGAAAAAGAGATTATTAAAAAACTTGCAACGGCATGCGTTAAACGTGAATATTGCACCCAAGACATGCAAAAGAAAATGCGCCTTTGGGGTGTAGATGCCGACACACAAGCCTCTGTTTTGGCTTATCTCACCAAAAATAAATATGTTGATAACGCCCGTTATGCTCGTGCTTTTGTTAACGACAAGGCTCGATATAACAAGTGGGGACGCAAAAAAATTGACTATTCGTTGCGCTTAAAGGGTATCGACTATGCGCTCTATGCCGACCTATTAGACGAGATTGAAGACGATGATTATCGTGAAACACTACTTCAAATACTCAAAACCAAACGCAAACAAATTAAAGATACCGACGAATATAAGGTGCGCAACAAACTCATTCGCTTTGCTCTTGGACGTGGCTTTACGATGGATCAAACGCTCAAAGCATTGAAAGAAATGGGACAAGAGGTCGACGATATTTTTTAG